The genomic region CATCGGCAGGCACAAGCCGTCGGGCCCGTGGATGTGGGTGTCGTCGTACCACCACTGCGGCGTGGGGCGCTTGAAATCGGTGCCGGTCGAGTACCAGTGGTTCTGCTCGCGCACGATGACCTCGCCGCTGCGCGGACAGCTCACCGAGTCGTTGGCCCAGCCGCCGCCGGCCGCCACCCACACCACGTGGGGGCTGTCGTAGGCCGCGGACGTCATCAGCACGTCGTCACAGTTGGCCACGATCACCGCGCCGGGGTGCCTGGCCAGACCGCCGCGCAGCGTGCGCTCGATGTGGTTGATCTCACCCACCCGGTCGAGCTGATCGCGCGAGAGGTTCAGCAGCACGATGACGGCCGGGTCGACGGCATCGGCCACGTGGGGCACGTGCATCTCGTCGACCTCGAGGGCCGCCAGCCTCGCGTCGCGGGTGCCGGCGAGGGCGGCGATGAGGCCGGCGTCCATGTTGGCGCCCTCGGCGTTGGTGGCGACGGGACCCATCGTGGCGAGCGCGGCGGCGGTCATTCGCGTGGTGGTCGACTTACCGTTCGTGCCGGTCACGACCACCGAGCTGCGGCCCTTGCCGAGCTGTCCGAGGATCGAGGGGTCGAGCGTCATGGCCACGAGCCCGCCGATCATGGCGCCCGCTCCGCGGCCGGTGACCCGCGAGGCCCACCGAGCTGCGGCTCCAGCTCCGAGGGCGAGACGTCCGCGCGTGGTGACCATCCACGGCAGTCTAGAAGGCGGGAAGTGGGCGGGCGACACGCGGCGCTGAGGGTCCGGGGATGTCGGGCCGCCGTGTCATCCTGGCGTTTGTGAGCCAATCTGCCGCAAGTCGCCCCCATGGCGGCTCATGGGGCCGGCCCGCCGCCGAACCCGGTGCGGGCTGGGCGGTCGTGGATGTGGAGACCTCCGGGTTTCACCCGCGGCAGGCTCGCGTCGTCAGCGTCGCCGCGCTGGCTCTTGGGGACGACGGCAACGTCGAGGGCAGCTTCTCCAGCCTGCTCAACCCCGGGGTGGACCCCGGGCCCACCCACGTGCACGGGCTGACCACCGAGATGTTGGAGGGCCAGCCGACCTTCGCCGACGTCGTCGGTCAGCTCAACGAGGTGCTCGCGGGCCGCACGCTGGTGGCGCACAACGTGGCCTTCGACTACTCGTTTCTGACCAGCGAGGCAGAACTCGTCGGCGCCGAACTCCCCGTGGACACCGTGATGTGCACGGTCGAGTTGGCGCGCCGCCTCGATCTGGGCACCGAGAACCTGCGCCTGGAGACCCTGGCCGCGCACTGGGGGGTCACCCAGATGCGGCCCCACGATGCGCTGGACGACGCGCTGGTCCTGGCCCAGATCCTCAAACCCGCCCTGGCCGGCGCGCTCGACCGCAGGGCGTGGCTGCCGGTGCGTCCGGTGACGCGGCGGCGCTGGCCCAGCGGGCAGGTCACTCATGACGAGTTGCGTCCGCTCAAGACGATTGCGGCCCGGCTGCCCTGCCCGTATCAGAACCCCGGCCGGTTCGTCTCAGGCAGACCGTTGGTGCAGGGGATGCGGGTGGCGATGTCCGCCGAGGTGCGCCACACCTACGAGGAGCTCATCGAACGTGCACTGCACGCGGGGCTGGCATACACCGAGACGGTCGATCAGCAGACATCGCTGGTCGTGTGCGATGAGGTCGAGCCGGATCAGGGCAAGGGCTACCAGGCCGGCGAGATGGGTGTCCCGCTGGTCAGCGACGCCGACTTCATGGATCTGCTGGACCGTGTGGTCGGCGGCCGGGACGTCGAGGAGTTCGCCGACCCGACCCTGACCGGCGATCAGTTCACCCTGTTCTGAGCGGGGTCTCCGGCGCGACGTGACCTCGCCACTCGCGTGGTGAGATCCCATGCGTCGAGCGGAACAGTCGGGCGAAGTAGCCGGCGTCAGAGATCCCGACTCGACGCGCGACCTCGGCGATCGGCATGTCGGTTCCGGCGAGCAGCGCCCGTGCCTCGGTCATTCGGCGCTTGGTGATCCATTCCTGAACCGTGCGCCCGGTGCGGCGACGCACGACGGTGGTCAGATGCCCGGGTGTCAGCCCGAGCTCATGGGCGACGTCCTTGAGTGAGAGCGGCAGGCCCACCCGGCGATCGATGACGGCGAAGACGTCGGCGACGATCGGGTCGTTACTGCGGCGCAGGTCGCCGACGACGTCGTCGGTCATCCGGGCGAGGTCGATGAGCAGCAGGGTCAGATGCGCCAGCACGGCCTGCCGATAGCCGTCGCGTCGATCGGAGAGTTCGGTCTCGAGCGACTCGATTCCGCTTTCCCAGAAGGGCTTTCGTGCATCAGGCAGCTGGAGATGAAGCAACCCGCCAGCGGTGCCGTGCACGAACGGGAACAGCAGTGGATGACTGCGCCAGGATGGCCAGGGCGATCGAGCGCCGCCTTCGAGTGCCGCCGGATCGAAGAAGACGGCGGCACCGCGCGTCTTGTCGGCCGCCCAGACCGGGTCTATCGCGTCACCCGCCGCGGCGACGTGAACCGATGCGGTGTCGGGCAGGTACAGCAGAATCGGGAAGTCATGGATATGGCGGCGCTTCTCGGGAAGGCCATCGCGCTGTAGCCGAACCACTGACACCGGTGGTGTCGCCGGATCGGTTGGGTAGTCGTAAACCGGGATTCCGTCGTCGTGGCGAACCAGTCGGGCCGACGGCGTCATGATCCGAAGATAGTCCCACTTCTCCCAATGATCCAACGACATGTCAGCTGATTTGGCGGCGACGATGGAACTATGACCAAAGATCATCCGCATTCAGTGACGAACTCCTTGGGCCACCGCCATGACTACGTGCCGGCCGCGGGACGGGACTGGCTGCTTCCGAGCTACGACCTCTTCACCCGCCTGCTGGGGATGCCGCCCGCCTACGACGCGCTCATCGCGCAGACCGAGCTGTTCGACGGCGCGCGTGTGCTTGAGATTGGTTGCGGAACGGGCAATCTCACGACGCGCGTGCATCGAGCTCGACCGAGCGCCGTGGTGACGGGGACCGACCCCGATCCGCGAGCGCTCGACCGGGCCAGGCGAAAGTTGCGCAATGCCAGCGCGGTTCGCCTCGAGCAGGGGTATGCGCAGGCGTTGGGTTACGCCGACGGGGCGTTCGATCGGGTGCTGTCGTCGATGATGCTGCACCACCTGGATCACGACGTGAAGGCGGCGGCGGTATCGGAGACGTTCCGGGTCCTGCGGCCGGGTGGCAGCGTGCACATCGTCGACATCGTCGGGGATCGCATGGGGGTGGCCAACGACGCGGAGGTGATTCTTGACCTGTTGCGCAACAGCGGTTTCGAGGCGGCGGATCTGGGCTCGCGGCGACTGCGCTTCGTCGGCCCGGTGACGTTCTATCGCGGCTTGCGTCCCGCGTGACGTCGAGGTCCGGCCGGGTACTGGACCCGGCCGGCCTCGTCGATCAGGCGGCGAGCGCCTTGGCCTTCAGCGAGTCGAACTCAGCCTGGCTGATGGTGCCACCGTCGAGCAGTTGCTTGGCATGCGCGATCTCCTCGGCGGGTGACCGTCCTGCGGCCTGACGGATGTACTCGTCGGTCTGCTGCTTGGCCTCCATGGCGGCCTCCCGCGCCCGCGCGGACATGCCCTGGCCACGGAATATCAGGTACACCAACGCCGTCAGCCAGGGGATCAGGATGAGGAAGACGACCCAGATCGCCTTGACGACGCCCGATGTCTTGTGGTCACGCCAGAACAGGTCCGTGAGGATCTGGAAGAGCACCAGAAGGTAGGCGATCCACGCGAAGATGATGAGAAAGTGCCAGAGGAAGTCCCACGTTGAGCCCCAGTCCACGTCTAACTCCTAAACGCTAGATGCCCGCAAACTTTGCGTGCGCGTCAGTTTAGCCGCGGGCGGCACGGTTCACGGCCGATACGACGGCGCGCAATGAGGCCGTCGTGATGGACGTAGCGATACCCACACCCCACACGGTCCTACCGCCGATCGACGCCTCGACATACGCCGCGGCCTGCGCCTCCTCGCCCGAGGACATCGCATGCTCGGAGTAGTCGAGCACCGACACGTCGAAGCCGACTTTGCCGATGGCGTCGACGAACGCCGCCAACGGTCCGTTGCCCGCGCCCACGATCTCCTGCTCGACACCGTTGACCTTCACCACGGCGGTGATCGTGTCGATGCCACCGTCGACCTCGGCGGCGTCCACCTTCTGGCGAATCCGCTCCAGCGGCTTGATCGGCGCCAGGTACTCCTCGGCGAAGACATCCCACATCTCCTTGGGAGACACCTCGCCACCCTCACCGTCGGTGATCTTCTGCACCGACTGGCTGAACTCGATCTGCAGTCGCCGCGGCAGCGACAGACCGTGATCGGATTTCATGATGTAGGCGACGCCGCCCTTGCCGGACTGCGAGTTGACCCGAATGACGGCCTCGTAGGTGCGGCCGACGTCCTTGGGGTCGATCGGCAGATACGGCACCTGCCACAGGATGTCGTCGACGTCGGCGTCCGCCTCGTCGGCCGACACCTTCATGGCGTCCAGCCCCTTGTTGATGGCGTCCTGATGGCTACCGGAGAACGCGGTGTAGACCAGGTCGCCGCCGTAGGGGTGGCGCTCGTGCACGGGCAGCTGGTTGCAGTACTCGACGGTGCGCCGGATCTCGTCGATGTTGGAGAAGTCGATCTGCGGGTCGACGCCGCGGCTGAACAGGTTCAGACCCAGCGTCACCAGGCATACGTTCCCGGTGCGCTCACCGTTGCCGAACAGGCAGCCCTCGATCCGGTCCGCACCGGCCTGGTAGCCCAATTCCGCTGCGGCGACGGCGGTTCCGCGATCGTTGTGCGGGTGCAGGCTCAGGATGATCGAATCGCGCCTGGCCAGGTTGCGGCTCATCCACTCGATCGAGTCGGCGTACACGTTCGGGGTGGCCATCTCGACGGTGGCGGGCAGGTTGATGATCAGCGGCACATCCGGGGTGGGCGCGACGATGGCGGAGACGGCGTCGCAGACCTCCTTGGCGTACTCCAGCTCGGTGCCGGTGTAGGACTCCGGGCTGTACTCGAAGCGCCACTGGGTGTCCGGGTACTTCGCCGCCTCCTCGACGCACATCCGGGCCCCGTCGGTGGCGATGGCCTTGACGGCGTCGCGGTCGGCGCGGAAGACCACCCTGCGCTGCAGGATGGACGTCGAGTTGTAGAAGTGCACGATCGCATTCGGGGCGCCGGCGCACGCCTCGAAGGTGCGGGTGATCAGTTCGGGACGGCACTGGGTCAGCACCTGGATGGTGACGTCGGAGGGGATCGCGCCCTGCTCGATGATCTCGCGGACGAAGTCGAAGTCGGTCTGGCTGGCTGACGGGAAGCCGACCTCGATCTCCTTGTAGCCCATTCGCACCAGCAGGTCGAACATGCGCCGCTTGCGAGCCGGGCTCATCGGGTCGATCAGGGCCTGGTTGCCATCACGCAGGTCGACCGCACACCACATCGGGGCTGTCGTCACGACCTTGTCCGGCCAGGTGCGGTCGGCCAGGGTCACTGGCTCGACCTCGTCGGCGAACGTGCGGTACCGATTGACCGGCATCGAGGTGGCGCGCTGGGTGTTCCAGGCGGGCTGGCCGGGGTTGGGCGGGCCCGCGGGAGTGCTGATGGTGCGCGCCGACGTGTAGGCGTCGATCGAATGGGGATTGGGATTGTTCACGGTGTTCTGCTCCGGTTTTGTCTTGTTTGGAACCTCGGGGAGAGGTCAAGACCGGCGCATCAGAAACACCCGCGACGGAGAGCCGGTCTGGTCAGACCCCGTCGCGGCGTCCGAGGAGGAGCACCCGCTGCACGTCGCTCACTGTACGCCGCCGCCCTGCGGCGACCAAAACTCGATTGAGGGCTCCTGTGCGTGGGACTCCTCACACCTGGGAGTCGGGAAACGCGATCACCGACAGGAACCGGATCGGCACCTCTATCAGGTCGACGGGGCCGTGGGAGCCCTCACCGTCGATCTGGAGTGAGTCGCCGGGGTGCAGCCGGTACACCGAGCGGCTGTGGCCGTAGTCCATCACGCCCTCGAGCATGTAGATGAACTCGGTGCCGGGGTGCTGGAACAGCGGGTAGGTCTTGGATTTGTCCGACAGCGTGACGTGCAGGCACTCCAACCGCTTGTGCTCGCCGCGCAGCGACCCGAGCAACCGGTACTCGTGCCCCTCCCGCGTGCCCTCACGCACGATGTGCGCGCCGCCGCCCGACTGGACGAAGGCGGCGGGCCGTTCAACGTCGGCACCGCGAAACAGGCTGGTGACGGGCACGTCCAAACCCTTGGCCAGCAGCGCCAGCGTCGACAGGCTGCACGAGGTCTGAGCGTTCTCGATCTTGGAGAGCATCGCCTTCGAGATACCGACCCGCGTGGCCATCTCAGCCACGGTGAGGCCATGCTGCTGCCGTAGCTTGCGCACGTTTGCGCCGATGGCCGTCTCGATCTCGACCTCGTCGACGGGCCGCGCCGGATCGCGGTCGCGGGCGCTGCCGGACACGTTGCGAAGCAACCCGTCCTCTGGTGTGCGCGGACGCGGCACATCATCGTCAACAGGGCTCACGGGTCCATTCTCTCGCTCGGTGGCTAGCGCATCTCACCCGCACCGACGTACGGGTACGGGCTCCGCAGGGGCGCGCCGTCGGCGAACCGGGTGAGCCGGAAGTCGCTCGCCGGGATGCGGGCATCGGCACTGGCGCCGTCGATCACCAGATCGGCGACCAGCCTGCCCACGGCGGGCGCGATCTTGAAGCCGTGCCCGCTGAATCCCGCGGCCACCAGCAGGCCGTCGATCCCGGTCGGCGAGATCACCGGATTCCAGTCCGGGGTGACGTCATAACAGCCGGCGTAGCTGCCGCTGATCGCCGCGTCGGTCAGGCCGGGGAAGCGGGTGCCGACCCGGTCGACGACGAGGTCGACGAACTGCTCGGTGGCCCGGTTGAGGTAGCCGTCGGGGTCGGCGGTCTCGCAGTGCGACAGGTCGCTGTTGCCGAACAGCAGTTCGCCGTTGGGCTCGGGCCGGATGTACTGCAGCGACACCAGGTCGGAGAACACGGGCAGTCGGTCCACGACGCACTTCTCGATGCCCGGCGCGATCAGCACGATCTGCTCCCGGACCACCTCGATGGGGACGTCGACGCCATACGGCGCGAGGAAGGGACGTGTCCACACCCCGGTCGCGACGACGACGCGTTCCGCCGCGATCGCCTGCCCGTCGCGCAGGCGCACACCCGTCACGCGGTCGCCGTCGAGCAGCAGGTCGGTAACCTCGGCTCCCTGCCTGATCCGGACACCGGCCGCACGGGCAGACGCCGAGAACGCCTGCGCGGTCAGATAGGCGTCGCCGTATCCGCCGCGGGCCTCCCAGCCGAACGCGCCGAACGGTGTCAGGTCGGCATGCGGCCACAGCCGGGCCACCTCGGCTGGGTCGATCTCCTCGGTCTGCACCCCCACCGCGCGCTGCGCGGCGAGACTCTTGCGCAGCGCATCGACGTTCTGCTCGCCGACGCCGACGACGTAGCCGCTCTGACGGAACCCGATGTCGGTGACGTCCTCACCGAAGTGGGACTGCGGATTCTCGAACACCTCGAGACTGGCCGTGGCCATCGCGGCGAGTGAACTCACGCCGTAGTGGCAGCGAACGACGCCCGAGGACTTGCCGGTCATGCCTGCACCGACGGTGTTGCGTTCGCACACAACGACATCGGTGACGCCGCGCGCCGCGAGCGCCCACGCCGCCGACGCGCCCTCGATGCCACCTCCGATGATGACGACGTCCGCGGTCTGTCTCACTTTGCTCCTCGCGTCCGCGGCGTCACACGCCGGCCCCGGGGATCCAGTTCGTGCCCGCCAACGGGACGCGCGCCATCGCGGCCGCCTCGATCGACACGGCGACGAGATCCTCGGGTTCGAGGTGGCAGACATGTGCCTTGCCGCAGGCGCGGGCGATGGTCTGCGCCTCCATGGTCAGCACGCTCAGATAGTTCGCCAGCCGGCGTCCGCCCTCGATCGGGTCGAATCGCGCCGCCAGTTCCGGGTCCTGGGTGCTGATCCCCGCCGGGTCCCGACCGTCCTGGAAGTCGTCGTAGAAACCCGCTGCGCTGCCCAGCTTCTCGTACTCTGCCGCATAGCGGGGATCGTTGTCGCCGAGCGCGATGAGCGCGGCGGTGCCGATGGCGACGGCGTCGGCGCCCAGCGCCAGTGCCTTGGCGACATCGGCGCCGCTGCGGATGCCGCCGGACACGATGAGCTGAACGCCCTTCTTTCCCGTCGCTCCGCTCGCCCCGGTCCGGTGGACGCCCAACTCGGTGAGCGCCTGCACGGCCTGCGGCAGCGCGGCCAGCGTCGGAATGCCGACGTGTTCGATGAACACGTCCTGGGTGGCGGCGGTGCCACCCTGCATACCGTCCACGACGACGACGTCGGCGCCGGCGTGCACGGCGAGCTTCACGTCGTAGTAGGTGCGGGTGGCACCGACCTTGACGTAGATCGGCTTCTCCCAGTCGGTGATCTCGCGCAGCTCGTTGATCTTGATGGTCAGATCGTCGGGCCCGGTCCAGTCCGGATGTCTGCACGCCGAGCGCTGGTCGATGCCCGCGGGCAGGGTGCGCATACCCGCGACCCGGTCGGAGATCTTCTGGCCCAACAGCATTCCGCCGCCACCGGGTTTCGCGCCCTGGCCGAGCACCACCTCGATGGCATCAGCCCTGCGCAGGTCGTCGGGGTTCATCCCATACCGTGACGGCAGATACTGGTACACCAGATGCTTGCTCTGGCCGCGTTCCTCGGGCGTCATACCGCCATCGCCCGTCGTGGTCGATGTACCGGCAGCGCTGGCACCGCGACCGAGCGCCTCCTTGGCCGGGCCCGACAGTGCGCCGAATGACATGCCCGCGATGGTCACCGGGATATCCAGGTGCAGTGGGTGTTTGGCGTGCCGGTCGCCGAGGACCACGTCGGTGCCGCACCGTTCGCGATACCCCTCCAATGGGTATCGCGACATCGACGCACCCAGGAACAGCAGATCGTCGAAGTGTGGCAGCGGGCGTTTGGCACCCCAGCCGCGGATGTCGTAGATACCGGTGTCGGCGGCGCGTTGGATCGCGGCGATGGTGGCCCGATCGAAGGTCGCCGATTCACGCAGGCCCAGCCGGGCCCGCTCGTCTGCCGTGGTCATCAGTAGCTTCCTGCGTTGTCGACGTGGAAGTGGTAGAGGTCGCGGGCCGACCCGTACCGCGTGTAGCCGGCGGTGTCGTCCTCGCCGTAACCGGCCGCCTTGAGGAGACGTCCGAGTTCCTCGTGATGTTCGGGCCGCATCGGCTTGGCGATGCAGTCCGCACCCAGCGAGGCGACATCGCCGCGCACGTAGAGCCTGGCCTCGTAGATCGAGTCGCCCAGTGCCTCCCCGGCGTCGCCGCGCACCACCAGGGTGCCGGCCTGGGCCATGAAGGCGCTCATGTGGCCGATGTTCCCGCCGACGACGATGTCGACACCCTTCATCGAGATCCCGCACCGCGCAGCGGCATTGCCCTCGATGACCAGCAGACCGCCGTGTGCCGTCGCACCCGCGGACTGCGACGCGTTGCCCTTGACCCACACGACGCCGCTCATCATGTTCTCGGCGACCCCGGTGCCCGCGTTGCCGTCGATGACGATCTCGGCCTGCTGGTTCATGCCCGCGGCGTAGTAGCCGACGTGCCCGGCCACCGTGACCCTCACCGGGGCGTCGACGCCGACGGCCACGTTGTGCGCGCCCGCGGGGTGCTCGATCACGAACTCGCCCATGAGATTCGGTGCGTGCAGTGCGCTGTTGACGTCGCGCAGTGCAGTTTTGGCGAGGTCGAATGTCATCTGGTCCACGCGTACACCACCTCGGGCTCGGGCTCCCAGATCGAGGCGCGCTCGACGCCGGGCAGGCCGGACAGTGCGCGGTACTCGCTGGCCATCGCCACCCAGTCGTCGGTCTCGGCGATGACGGCGGGCTTGCAAGCTATGGCGTCGCGTACGACGGCGAACGAGTCGCGGTTGGACACCAGCAGCGTGTAGAAGCCGTCGAACGTGGCGCAGAGCTCCTTCAGCGCGGTCTGCACGTCGCGGCCCCTGGCGAGCTGGTCGGCGACGAACCGCGCGCCGACCTCGGTGTCGTTCTCGCTGTCGAAATGCACACCGGCGGCCCGCAGTTCGCGACGGATGGTGGCATGGTTGGCGAACGAACCGTTGTGTACCAGGCACTGATCGGGTCCGACGGCGTAGGGATGCGCACCCGAGGGGATGACGGCGGACTCGGTGGCCATCCTGGTGTGCCCCACACCCTGCCAACCGGTGGCCCCGGCCAGGCCCCACGCGTCGGTGAGTGTCCTGGGATGTCCGACGCCCTTGAGCACGGCGAGATCGTTGCCGAAGCCCGCGATGAGTGAGTCGGGATAGACGGCGCTGACAGCCGAGCTCAACGTCTCCGGTGCCGTGTCCGCGGTGATCAGATATGTCGCGTCCAGCACCGAAACCGTCACCGGTGCACCGAGTTCGACGCCCACCGCAGTCTGTACCGCATCGGCTGCGTCGGTCAGCTCGAGAACCGAGACGCACGCCCGGCCCGGTGGTGTCCAGATTGGGTCGCCGTAGACGGCGACACCCGCCGAGTCGCTACCTCGGTTGGACATCTCGCACAGCATGCCGGTGAGTAGCTCACCGAGCCGGGGATGAAGTTCGGGGTTGCGCAGATGCAACCCCACGATGCCGCACATGGATTGTCTCCCTGGTCCTTTCGTGTCGATGATCAGAATGCGGTGAGGTACTTGTCGACCTCCCACGGGCTGACCTTGCTGTGGTACTCGAAGAACTCGGTGCGCTTGAGGTCGGCGAAGTAGCCGGACACACCGGCGCCCTCGGCGTCGAGGACACCGGTGATCAGCGGATCGGCCTGCAGATCGTCGACCGCGTGCAGCAGCGTGGGCGGCAGGGTGCGGGCGGAGCCGGAGCCCAGCTCCCCGGGGTCGAGGCTGCGCTTGATGCCGTCGATACCCGCCCCGAGCGCCGCGGCGATCGCGAGATAGGGGTTGGCCGAGCCGTCACCGCCGCGCATCTCGATGCGCTGGTCATCGGGCACCCGGATGTAGTGGGTGCGGTCGTTGCCGCCGTAGGTCGGCGTCCTCGGTGCCCACGACGCACCCGAGGCCGTGGTGAGTGCACCGGTTCGCTTGTAGGAGTTGACCGTCGGGCCCACCACGGCCTGCAGGGCGCACGCGTGGTCGAGGATGCCGCCGATGAACGCGTACGCCGTGTCCGAGAGGCCGAGGCCGCGGGCGTCGTCCGCGTCGGGGAACACCGGTGTGCCGCCACTGGTGAGGGAGAGGTGGAAGTGCAGCCCGCTGCCGGTGCGGTCGGCGAACGGCTTGGGCATGAACGTCGCGATCATGCCGCGCTGGGCGGCGATCATCGACAACAGGTAGCGCAGCGTCACCACCCGATCGGCGGTGGTCAGGGCGTCGGCGAACTCGAAGTTCTGCTCGAACTGGCCGTTGCCGTCCTCGTGGTCGTTGGCGTAGTTCGACCAGCCGAGCGAGTTCATCGCTGTCGAGACGGTCGTCAGATGCTCGTACATGCGGGTCACGCCGCGCGCGTCGTAACAGGGCTGGGATGCGGTGTCGTCGACGTCTGCGGTGGCCAGACCACCATCGGCGTCGCGCCGGAGGAGGAAGTACTCGACCTCCGCGCCGACCCAGGGTTCGAAGCCGGCGTCGGCGGCGCGGGCGATCAGCGACTTGAGGATGACGCGTGGCGCGTATGGCCACGGCTTGCCCT from Mycolicibacterium sp. YH-1 harbors:
- a CDS encoding FAD-binding oxidoreductase, with protein sequence MRQTADVVIIGGGIEGASAAWALAARGVTDVVVCERNTVGAGMTGKSSGVVRCHYGVSSLAAMATASLEVFENPQSHFGEDVTDIGFRQSGYVVGVGEQNVDALRKSLAAQRAVGVQTEEIDPAEVARLWPHADLTPFGAFGWEARGGYGDAYLTAQAFSASARAAGVRIRQGAEVTDLLLDGDRVTGVRLRDGQAIAAERVVVATGVWTRPFLAPYGVDVPIEVVREQIVLIAPGIEKCVVDRLPVFSDLVSLQYIRPEPNGELLFGNSDLSHCETADPDGYLNRATEQFVDLVVDRVGTRFPGLTDAAISGSYAGCYDVTPDWNPVISPTGIDGLLVAAGFSGHGFKIAPAVGRLVADLVIDGASADARIPASDFRLTRFADGAPLRSPYPYVGAGEMR
- a CDS encoding DEDDh family exonuclease — encoded protein: MSGRRVILAFVSQSAASRPHGGSWGRPAAEPGAGWAVVDVETSGFHPRQARVVSVAALALGDDGNVEGSFSSLLNPGVDPGPTHVHGLTTEMLEGQPTFADVVGQLNEVLAGRTLVAHNVAFDYSFLTSEAELVGAELPVDTVMCTVELARRLDLGTENLRLETLAAHWGVTQMRPHDALDDALVLAQILKPALAGALDRRAWLPVRPVTRRRWPSGQVTHDELRPLKTIAARLPCPYQNPGRFVSGRPLVQGMRVAMSAEVRHTYEELIERALHAGLAYTETVDQQTSLVVCDEVEPDQGKGYQAGEMGVPLVSDADFMDLLDRVVGGRDVEEFADPTLTGDQFTLF
- a CDS encoding helix-turn-helix transcriptional regulator, which translates into the protein MTPSARLVRHDDGIPVYDYPTDPATPPVSVVRLQRDGLPEKRRHIHDFPILLYLPDTASVHVAAAGDAIDPVWAADKTRGAAVFFDPAALEGGARSPWPSWRSHPLLFPFVHGTAGGLLHLQLPDARKPFWESGIESLETELSDRRDGYRQAVLAHLTLLLIDLARMTDDVVGDLRRSNDPIVADVFAVIDRRVGLPLSLKDVAHELGLTPGHLTTVVRRRTGRTVQEWITKRRMTEARALLAGTDMPIAEVARRVGISDAGYFARLFRSTHGISPREWRGHVAPETPLRTG
- a CDS encoding protein glxC; this encodes MTFDLAKTALRDVNSALHAPNLMGEFVIEHPAGAHNVAVGVDAPVRVTVAGHVGYYAAGMNQQAEIVIDGNAGTGVAENMMSGVVWVKGNASQSAGATAHGGLLVIEGNAAARCGISMKGVDIVVGGNIGHMSAFMAQAGTLVVRGDAGEALGDSIYEARLYVRGDVASLGADCIAKPMRPEHHEELGRLLKAAGYGEDDTAGYTRYGSARDLYHFHVDNAGSY
- a CDS encoding MurT ligase domain-containing protein translates to MVTTRGRLALGAGAAARWASRVTGRGAGAMIGGLVAMTLDPSILGQLGKGRSSVVVTGTNGKSTTTRMTAAALATMGPVATNAEGANMDAGLIAALAGTRDARLAALEVDEMHVPHVADAVDPAVIVLLNLSRDQLDRVGEINHIERTLRGGLARHPGAVIVANCDDVLMTSAAYDSPHVVWVAAGGGWANDSVSCPRSGEVIVREQNHWYSTGTDFKRPTPQWWYDDTHIHGPDGLCLPMTLALPGTVNRGNATQAIAAAVALGADPAAAVKAAETVDEVAGRYSTIALGEHTVRMLLAKNPAGWQEALSMVDTDAGSVVIAVNGQVPDGEDLSWLWDVNFEHFVKHPVVASGQRGTDLAVRLGYAGVEHTLVANSVEAITSCPPGHVEVVANYTAFSQLSRAINHG
- a CDS encoding class I SAM-dependent methyltransferase, whose translation is MTKDHPHSVTNSLGHRHDYVPAAGRDWLLPSYDLFTRLLGMPPAYDALIAQTELFDGARVLEIGCGTGNLTTRVHRARPSAVVTGTDPDPRALDRARRKLRNASAVRLEQGYAQALGYADGAFDRVLSSMMLHHLDHDVKAAAVSETFRVLRPGGSVHIVDIVGDRMGVANDAEVILDLLRNSGFEAADLGSRRLRFVGPVTFYRGLRPA
- a CDS encoding SHOCT domain-containing protein: MDWGSTWDFLWHFLIIFAWIAYLLVLFQILTDLFWRDHKTSGVVKAIWVVFLILIPWLTALVYLIFRGQGMSARAREAAMEAKQQTDEYIRQAAGRSPAEEIAHAKQLLDGGTISQAEFDSLKAKALAA
- a CDS encoding FMN-binding glutamate synthase family protein, translating into MTTADERARLGLRESATFDRATIAAIQRAADTGIYDIRGWGAKRPLPHFDDLLFLGASMSRYPLEGYRERCGTDVVLGDRHAKHPLHLDIPVTIAGMSFGALSGPAKEALGRGASAAGTSTTTGDGGMTPEERGQSKHLVYQYLPSRYGMNPDDLRRADAIEVVLGQGAKPGGGGMLLGQKISDRVAGMRTLPAGIDQRSACRHPDWTGPDDLTIKINELREITDWEKPIYVKVGATRTYYDVKLAVHAGADVVVVDGMQGGTAATQDVFIEHVGIPTLAALPQAVQALTELGVHRTGASGATGKKGVQLIVSGGIRSGADVAKALALGADAVAIGTAALIALGDNDPRYAAEYEKLGSAAGFYDDFQDGRDPAGISTQDPELAARFDPIEGGRRLANYLSVLTMEAQTIARACGKAHVCHLEPEDLVAVSIEAAAMARVPLAGTNWIPGAGV
- a CDS encoding XRE family transcriptional regulator, which encodes MSPVDDDVPRPRTPEDGLLRNVSGSARDRDPARPVDEVEIETAIGANVRKLRQQHGLTVAEMATRVGISKAMLSKIENAQTSCSLSTLALLAKGLDVPVTSLFRGADVERPAAFVQSGGGAHIVREGTREGHEYRLLGSLRGEHKRLECLHVTLSDKSKTYPLFQHPGTEFIYMLEGVMDYGHSRSVYRLHPGDSLQIDGEGSHGPVDLIEVPIRFLSVIAFPDSQV
- the leuA gene encoding 2-isopropylmalate synthase, giving the protein MNNPNPHSIDAYTSARTISTPAGPPNPGQPAWNTQRATSMPVNRYRTFADEVEPVTLADRTWPDKVVTTAPMWCAVDLRDGNQALIDPMSPARKRRMFDLLVRMGYKEIEVGFPSASQTDFDFVREIIEQGAIPSDVTIQVLTQCRPELITRTFEACAGAPNAIVHFYNSTSILQRRVVFRADRDAVKAIATDGARMCVEEAAKYPDTQWRFEYSPESYTGTELEYAKEVCDAVSAIVAPTPDVPLIINLPATVEMATPNVYADSIEWMSRNLARRDSIILSLHPHNDRGTAVAAAELGYQAGADRIEGCLFGNGERTGNVCLVTLGLNLFSRGVDPQIDFSNIDEIRRTVEYCNQLPVHERHPYGGDLVYTAFSGSHQDAINKGLDAMKVSADEADADVDDILWQVPYLPIDPKDVGRTYEAVIRVNSQSGKGGVAYIMKSDHGLSLPRRLQIEFSQSVQKITDGEGGEVSPKEMWDVFAEEYLAPIKPLERIRQKVDAAEVDGGIDTITAVVKVNGVEQEIVGAGNGPLAAFVDAIGKVGFDVSVLDYSEHAMSSGEEAQAAAYVEASIGGRTVWGVGIATSITTASLRAVVSAVNRAARG